In one Limosilactobacillus oris genomic region, the following are encoded:
- a CDS encoding DapH/DapD/GlmU-related protein, protein MRQVLTNVTGHPIDDSVEIRLPIRSDYGANLKIGKNVFINSGVMLTDLGGISLADDVLVGPNVTIISVNHPLNPHKRHGVELNPVHIEENAWLGANATILPGVTVGKNAIVAAGAVVTKDVPANTVVAGIPARVIKHLDEEES, encoded by the coding sequence ATCCGTCAGGTCTTGACTAATGTGACGGGACACCCAATTGACGATTCAGTTGAAATCCGGCTTCCCATCAGGAGCGATTACGGGGCCAACCTAAAAATCGGCAAAAACGTCTTCATTAATAGCGGTGTAATGTTAACTGATTTGGGCGGGATTAGCCTGGCCGATGACGTCCTTGTCGGGCCCAACGTCACCATCATTTCCGTTAACCATCCCTTAAATCCCCACAAGCGTCATGGGGTAGAGCTGAACCCCGTTCATATTGAAGAAAATGCCTGGCTAGGTGCCAACGCCACTATTTTGCCAGGAGTAACCGTCGGCAAGAACGCAATTGTCGCGGCAGGAGCGGTAGTTACTAAGGATGTCCCCGCAAATACCGTTGTGGCTGGTATACCAGCACGGGTCATCAAACACCTTGATGAGGAGGAAAGTTAA